ttacatgtacaattagtacctttaaaaacacattttgcaacttgctgtcgactgaaaatgacatcacaagggctcaggtaaccaatcacagctcagcttgtgaatgtcacatgaccaaacctagataacaggtgagctgtgattggttacctgagcccttgtgatgtcattttcagtcaacagcaagttgcaaaatgtgtttttagaggtactaattgttcatgaaaaataatgaaagtatcaaattagttatagacaaaataataactttttattgctataatgggctaaataagtgaaatatccctttaaattgaatacaaaatattttattcaatttaaatgtactttaaaaGTCTAATTCaagtatatacataaaatttaaaaaaaaaaaaatatgtgaaccAAAttgctgtgcaaaaaaaaaaaaaaaatcatcatgtaTGAAACGTATAAAGATTACTTGTCGCACAAACAGACAATTTGAGTTTCTACTTTTTCCTCTGGgtaaaaattgttttaattccCAACAAGTGGAAGGTGGAGCATGCATCAATTTGGCGTGAGGTAATTTTGAGCTTTTTGCTTACAGTGATGCAGATACACTTGTCTGGAcaatgatgggggggggggggttgagtcACTCCTGGCATAGGGGACACTCACGCAGCAGTCAGCACAAACTGGACCTAATTGAGTCAGTCTCCCCTGCAACGCCACCCTTGCccgcccacccacacacacaactgATATTAATCAAGACGACGGATCAATAAGTTCTCAAGTGCTAATAAGCGCTGGCACATTTTGTGATATGCGAGCCCCTCCATCATTTCAACCGGCCGCAGAGTTATAGGAAATCCATTGTTAGGTCCAAAAGTATGAGGTAATGTAGCACTTAGTAAATGAAGTCAAAGCCAAGAGCCTGCAGGgtgatttgtatttcatttacaAAAGGACACGTCTCATCATTTGGAGCTCCATCTCCCTGAAAAGCAAGCGAGGTGCTCTAATGACGACGCGCTTCTTTTATAGACGCAGACTGGATTCCTCCCACAAGGACCACAGGGGACTTCCACGTGAGCGATTAAAGTCATGTTAGGGGAGGCATTATAGGTCAAGTCATAAAATAATTGGATTTACTGATTGCTCTCCTGGTCATCTCTCTGGCTGACATAATTGTTCATTAGCCATTACAGGCTGCCCTCTCTCATCTATATCTCGGCACAAGGACTCGCCTGACAACAATGCATTACATCAGAGTGCTTGATAATGACGGTTACTGTATGGACGTATGCATGGATGTTATGACGCGTGTCATAAAAATTTCAAATGCAAGCTACAACTTTCAAAACACAACTGCCTGTGAGGcagctagcttcatgctaacacagGCTAACTGCTAACGGTTAGCATATTTACGTGCTGTTTTTATAACGTAAAATCAACAAGTGAGTAATTTGTTATACTGTAATATCTAATAATTTGGGGTTTGATAGATTTAAGATCAAGTAAAAATTCAACATGAACAAGTAATTTATAACAATGCCACCTTTTGTAAAATGCAAATTATAGTCATCTATATAGCGcatttcataaacaatgaaTAAAAGATTACTAGAAGAACATACAGTGcaagaaaaatatttacaataaaaaatataaacaataaaaatatttcatttaatgaaaaaataataataaaataaaaaaaataataattacattttttaaatttgtttatcaTTTTTAATGGAGAGGAGGGGTTCATAGTTTTTAACCCGGACAtggacttcacttctgttgacagcttcttctttttatctGCAGCGTAACAACTCAATGCTgcctcaccatgtttgcttcaaacTCTCAACTCCACTAATAGACCTGATTCTGCAGACCTCGGACCCTTACTGGGTTTATATTTCATCCGCATTTCTTGAATGTATTCGAGACCAAAACCAGTCagcgatttatagacgagtagcagaattTTAATTTAGATTCTACAACTGATTATTGGTAATAATTTAATGTTTTGAatggaataaaaatatatataaatgaatatGTGTAATTGTACTTACTAATGTTGACAATTAATTCTTGGAAATTATATAAGGAGGTCCAATCAGATTGCAGGGTTTCAATTCCGACTTGCTCTtcttctttacttttttttttttcttaggctcTTTTACACGTCAAGGTGAGCTGTCTTGAGAAATACCACAGATCAGGTTAAGAGATCCACGGGGGGaccaaagttaaataaaaagccCTTTAAAAACGGTCAAGACAAACACGCTGGctgttgaaaataaaagcacacactGAAATCCATTCTGATGACAGTTGGAAGAATGCAGGAGGGGACTTGAGCCCCATCTTTGCCGTATCTTTTAAGCGTGATTATTTACTTAAAACAACAAACCAAAGCCCCGAGTCTGGCAGGGTTGGACGTCGAGGCCTTTGATTGAGCCCTGGGCTTGAATTCTTCGCTAATAAATTGTTCCGCGCCTTTGTCTGCGGCATTAGCGCCAGTGGTCTCCGTTTTTCTTGCCCTAATCTCAAGAATGCGGCAGCCTCTTGAGAAGCTCGCGGGTTTCCTTCACTCCCGTGCGTCGCGTCTCGGCTTTTGTTTTCTTAGGTCGGCTGCACCGATTGACAGGCCTCGCCGTTAGACGGCTTGCTTTTCACCGATTGCGCCTGAGCACATCAGTGTCAGTCAAGGCcgcaaagcatttaaaaaaaaaaaaaaagaagaagtgccCACTAGATATTGAGCAAACTTTTCATCAAGACCTTTTTCGCTGGGGGCGGGGTGGTCTATTGCTCCTGCTgctgatgtgtttgtgtgtatatgATTTTTTCCCAATGTGAAGGTGACCTGGGAGGGATCCCTGAGCTCACAGCACAGGTATGAGCAGCTTAGCTTTGTTCTGACGACAGCTGGCTGGGTGAGTCACATTGACTAGCCTCCTTTGGTCAGGTTCCAACTATGCACTGACAACTGCctgacaataaaataatcattaggaGAGATCGAGACATGGCGCAGAGGTTTCGAAGTAcggtatttagttttacaaacaaaaatacGTTCAATATTTGAGCGTTTACTCACTTTCAAACAAATTGTCAAACTATTGATTATGACAATATGGTGATACCTTGCGGTGCTTAGGTACCAAGCCATGGAACAAACCCACAATCacaataatttgttttaatagCTTAATCcctaaaaatattccaaaacacTTCATTTAATTTCAAACCCATTTTGCAACACCACCCTTAAAAATAAGCGTCTTACATGCGAACTCCATACAAGAAGTTGACTCAAACCCTGAACCTTTTAACTGTGCTAAGTCTGCATTCACAGTATAGAAATGACAAATGTATGCTGTAAGTGAACAAACCTGCAAATTATGGTGTCACATGATTTGCCCACTGTAATGTTTTATATTGATATTTGAGAATAACTGTTTCATTACATACATAAGACTTAAGTCTTTTAACcttacaacattaaataaataacaattagtAGTGACTGAAACGTTATATTTCGTGAGCAGTGTCACACTTTTAACGTTGacatattctattttattttgaaagcgcTTTAAAGTCTCTTTCggctcagccaatcagaagcggCAAAGGAGGGGTAGGAGGGGGCGTATTCTAAGTTACTTAGCAACTGCTCCAAACTCTGCGCTGATAGGATGGCAACGCGGAAGGTTTGGCTTTCACctcttcataacttttatgtaaAATTAATTAAGTGTCACATTTTAAGAAGTGGGTAAAACACTGTCGTGTTTTATTCGTGCTTGGGTGCACACACATTCACTCTAAAGTAGCGGGACacgttatttgtttgtttagaaaATAGTGACAGCGTTTTGAGTGTGTAAGTTCTCTTGCCCATTGTAATGAGACGCTAACTTGCCTGTGTACCACGAGCCTTTACTTtcgaaacaagtttttttttttttttatttcatgtattAACTATTCAACTCTTAAACCAACTGTTAAATATACTGAAGTTAAGCCCTTTGGTAACCATGAACTTATATATTATGAATGGACTGTCAATGGGGTATAtgtcacggaagaggcgggacgtgattttgcatatcagtttgtttccggtccaggttgcgaacgcgcaaccgaggggcacaaagtcggaagcaaaagtatttttgacgcagcccacacgtcgcaaatcgaaccggaaacaaactgatgtgcaaaaacagtcccgcctcttccgggcatataccccataggccCTTGGCAGCTGAAGCCAgacggcagccatcttacgttgacACTGTCACTGACAActtctatttatttgtttatgtagttAGACAATTAAGATGGTATTTTTAACTCCAAAGGGAAATTTTGACATTCGAAAATTAAGAACACTGAACAACAATTCATAAATTGTTGACATGTATTGAAAGGAGTAAACGGCACAGTAGGATGCGTTTGTGTTTAACAAAATTCAGGAAATTTGTGAACAACAGAAAATTTGAGCCATCTTGGAGTAACATCACAAGCAACTGTGACAACACTGTGTCCAAAATACATGTGTAAATCAAGACATCACAACTGGCaggataacagaaaaatataagacttctaaaaatattttacttgccttttgatgtttttttttttttttgcatttctttgtcttattgtaaattttcaaaaatgttgtcCGTGAAGGGTTAAATGAAGACTCAGAATTACCAGTaacataaataaagaaaataagcaGTAAATAAAATGGATGCCTAAATTTGAGGTAAAAAATGTGTCCCTATTTGACAGGATTCCAAACTGAGCAGCAGGTTGGTGATCACCTCAATGGCCCTTCAGGATCACATCACCAGGAACTTTCTCGAACCTGATTTCTTGCTTTCGGACCCGCTGCTCACATTCAAAAGCAAAGGGCCCGCGATTCATCACGGAAAAGAGAGGGGGATCCGAAGCACCGTTCCTCTGAGCCTCGGGGAAGAGCGAGAGTACGTGCTAGATCCCGCTCCACCGCCTCTGACGTTAGGTTGGTAGCTAGCTagtgccatcttttttttttttttttttttttaaataagtttcatttgtttgtttgctttttttccagTAGAGAAAAAGTTCTTAATTTGCTGAATTTTTTccttacaggaaaaaaaaaatgtgtggaaaaccccccaaacaaaaatgtaatatagcATAAAATAACTGAGACAATTTGACGTGTCTGGTAACGTTTGTtggtatccatttttttttctttggccaGCTCAGAAGATGGGCTTGGTGGCCTTGCCCCCGGACAGGCTGAGCGAAGATGAGTGGACTCTGGTGAAGGCCAGGTCCATCCAACAACGGGAATCTGAGCAGCCTTGCGCAATATGCAGAGAGCCATTCTGCCTTCAGCCTCAGGTAGTCATGCCGATCCGTTTATCTATGGTGAAGCTTTCATTTTCCAGATTGAGTTTTCCATACTCATGTTCTACTGTAGTATCTATGAATGAGTATGTATGGCTTTCAATGATGGGGCCTCgtctggtgagtgacatgggtgcCAGCAAATAAATGTAGAGTTAGCTGACTGTTAACTGGATAACCAATGATATGGTGTATGTCCAATCTGATTCAGTTTAATGTCATTTTATATGATTTTACCATCAAAAACCAAAAGATTCATCTCATATCCATTATgaatttcctgaaaaaaaatcttgctagaaagagggagggaaaaaaaacctagaTCAATGTTGACTGTGCCCTGCGTGTGTCAGACTGCCGCTTGTAGTCTCCGCTCTAATGGCTTGTGGAGTGGCTGGAAATTGTACACAGCAGGGGTGTCCTCTCTCCGGTGATGGAGTGTGTTGAGACTGGGCCCAAAACAATGAGAAATCAATATCACAaccccctccacctccttctTACCCCCTTTGCCCTGTCAACTGGCTTGTGTGCCAATTCACATTGTTTGAAAGCGCATAAAAGAGGTCCTCTCGCAGGTAGTCCAGGTTACAGCCAGGCTTCTACTGATTCCCTCTATCCTCTTGGCAAATAACACTTAGTGACACACTTTCACATATGCGCCTCAATACACATGCTTTTAAGCTGGAAACACACACAACACTGGGCATTTGTATATAAGAAGTCTACACCCTCCCGTTTAAATTCTGAAtttttgtgatgtaaaaaaaaatcccagttATGAGACATTTTATCACAAAAACCTGATATTtgagcaggggtgtgtagactttttatacccaCTGTATCTATTTATACATGTGCTGTTAgtgtaacatccatttttgcgTCTCCTCTCATTAGGTGTTGCTGTCGTGCTCGCACGTCTTCCACAAAGCGTGCCTGCAGGCCTTCGAGAGGTTCTCGGGCAGGAAGTGCTGCCCGATGTGCCGCCAGGAGCCGTACCAAACGCGAGTCATCCACGACGCCGCGCGCCTCTTCCGAAACCAGTGCGCTGCCAGGTGAATCATTTCACAgccaaaattgacttttttttcccccaaaatatatttttaaaatattttgttttatgcaaTTTCGTCTTTTCattactatatacagtatgtagttagtttttctttgtaattaattgcaatattttaaaaaatcataatttctttgaaaatcttTTTAAATTTAAGCGCATGTGTTGTGCTCACTGTACATGCTACAGCTGACTAAAAACCAATCAGTACGAAAACCAGAGCATTGTCTCCCAGAGGAAGTTATATAAATCCAATGAATCCGTTCAACTCAAaaacagggctggactggcacaaaaaaattggCCTTGGCATTTAACATAAGCCCGCCGACCCGGCCCAGCTTTGGGCCCAACTCCTGACCACCCCACCCCTCCCTAACTGACACTGATATTGGTTCTGTTTGCTGTCTATATTCGAAATGCATTCATGGATTAGCCCACCTAAATTGAGGGCCAGTCTCCTTTGgtaaaaatggaggaaaataatcattaaaaaccACTGCATGGGCCCCAAAATACGCcgacccaccgggcatctgccctgtatgtcaGATGGTCAGTCCAGTCCTGctcaaaaatattaatatttatcgaACACTCCTCCTGATGGCGTATAGATGGATGGCAAAGAATTATTGTTTGGAAGGGTAACCTGCCTTGGGTTGTCACTACCAATTTTAAGTTAAACAACCAATTTTAAGTTCAACAATGCCTCTAAATGATTACTCCATAATAAAAGTAATTGTGGATTATTTTTATAAACGATTGTCAATTAATACATCTTTTtaactgcgttttttttttttttttttttttactttgcaatGCGTTCTGTCTTGAATTCTGTGGTGTTTCTTGTCTTTGAAGAGAACATTCATTTGGATCTTTTTTGGGCTTATTGAACTCGCACGCGCAATAAAAacgcaccaaaaaaaacacattttaatataTCAGTTGTTAttgatctcattagattgtctaccataaatatatattaattgcTAGTGATGTCACTTTCTACGTTCAGAATACAAGCGTTCTGGCGAGGCTACGTGGCCCGGAAGCGGTACGGAAATATTCGGAGAAACGTGTGCCCGAAAGACAAGCGTCTGCGGCGTAAATTCTTCGAAGCCAAGGTGAGTTTGTTTTGATCGGGATATCACATCATCACAATCAGCCTCCTTAAGGCCATATACATACATGCTTGTTGTCGTATAAGTCTCCACATGGAACTTTATTTCACCTTAATTGGTCAAATAAAGTCTTATGTTGCATC
This genomic window from Festucalex cinctus isolate MCC-2025b chromosome 20, RoL_Fcin_1.0, whole genome shotgun sequence contains:
- the rnf32 gene encoding RING finger protein 32 isoform X1, with product MATRKDSKLSSRLVITSMALQDHITRNFLEPDFLLSDPLLTFKSKGPAIHHGKERGIRSTVPLSLGEEREYVLDPAPPPLTLAQKMGLVALPPDRLSEDEWTLVKARSIQQRESEQPCAICREPFCLQPQVLLSCSHVFHKACLQAFERFSGRKCCPMCRQEPYQTRVIHDAARLFRNQCAARIQAFWRGYVARKRYGNIRRNVCPKDKRLRRKFFEAKLQELSDGFVRRCHTDAEAFLRDIDRSLSSSRRVFRQLERKKHVAEPREDDWERIQSQVTQRGAGDCPICLTALRDPGAAPGSTGFKLHQRGRRSVLLSCSHLFHQVCLDAFEAFVADRSPACPLCRSTYHKKII
- the rnf32 gene encoding RING finger protein 32 isoform X2, which translates into the protein MALQDHITRNFLEPDFLLSDPLLTFKSKGPAIHHGKERGIRSTVPLSLGEEREYVLDPAPPPLTLAQKMGLVALPPDRLSEDEWTLVKARSIQQRESEQPCAICREPFCLQPQVLLSCSHVFHKACLQAFERFSGRKCCPMCRQEPYQTRVIHDAARLFRNQCAARIQAFWRGYVARKRYGNIRRNVCPKDKRLRRKFFEAKLQELSDGFVRRCHTDAEAFLRDIDRSLSSSRRVFRQLERKKHVAEPREDDWERIQSQVTQRGAGDCPICLTALRDPGAAPGSTGFKLHQRGRRSVLLSCSHLFHQVCLDAFEAFVADRSPACPLCRSTYHKKII